In Vitis vinifera cultivar Pinot Noir 40024 chromosome 4, ASM3070453v1, the genomic window CACAGCACGAACTGAGCAAAAATAGCGAAAAAGAAATATCAGAATTGAGGAGATGGCCATACCTGAGCTCTCCGGCTGAAGGTGGTGCCCCTTTCCCTcctctttcttctccttttcttttcccctcCCTCTGTCCTCAGCTTCTTCCTGACCTCAAAACCCTCCTCTCTCTATCACCTACTCTCCTGTGTCTTCATCATGCCTGGCCCCCACCCCCCATTAAAAGGGGTCTACAaagtgatttttatattttttcaaattaatgttatTTCAAATTACCTAGTCATAAATTATTGATGTTAGAGATTCCATTTTGAAATCCCATATCATCATACACAggaatcatatgtttaattatgTGAAGAAACTATGCCAAACATTTGTATAGAAAGGGGACATACGAAATTTGAACTAACCTGAGTCCATTGTGCGTTTGAAGACGATATGGATCTTTTAAGAGCAACGGAGGGCACCACCTCTTTCACTGTATTCTCTCAGGCAATGGGAGCGGAAGAGAGAGCGGTTCTgttctttcaaaaaaatgttatatactCAAGAACAGACACTTAACCTTTATatataccctcctgccttagggaccataccctttgGGTTGTTGGGCCTCAcgagtcttaggcccatcatctaagacccgtgatggcattgggctctacacataaggtggcccatactctaGACCAATCaacaatcatatatatatatatatggatagctAAATCCTGAACAATGATTAATATGATGTGGGTCCACATTTATTCTAACAATTGAGTCATAAGTAATAACATACATGTTAATCCAAAACCcactattttcaaatatatatatataatgaaaaaaactttTATAGACAAACCCTTATGATTTTTCATGGAATCCAAATATCAGGTGTTGATTGTGCTAACAACAATGGGTAAATCAAGGTATTTAACCAACGACAAAATTTACAACAaccaacaaataataaatatttaatgaatAGAATATCaattaaagaagataaaattatatattcacAAATATTAAActtgaaatagattttttaaatgatttattttaaaattacattttgtgTCCAAAAcaatttaagttttgaaatatgcATTTCAAAGATTTATTTTCTGACTTTGCCtaattagaaaaattcaaagaaagtaGGGGCAAGTGGTACCCaaagtaaatattttaggttttcatttatgtatttatttataattggtACATGACAGAAGGTAATGGGTTCCCCCCTGGATGCTTTGTGATTggtcaaaaatataaaatgttatcCATCAACCCCAACAGCTGAGTAATAATACTGTTCCCTTCCCTTCAAGCCAAAACCCTTGTGCTCTGCTTCTTCTTCCCTCCTCCTTCGTTTCAACAATGGAGGCCCTGCCTCTCTCAAGGTGCCCATCTTCTTCTACGTTAAATTTCTGTAGTGGGTCAGTCTCAGCTCTGGGTTTCTCTGTGCCTGCGTTCAGGACAACCCACCTCACAAGGAAGAAGATGGTCATAAGGGCCTCAATTGCGGTTGAACAAGAAACCCATAAAACAAAAGTCGCTCTCGTACGGATAGGCACGAGAGGAAGGTGAATGTTATTGCTCTGTTTCTCGCTTTGCTCAATTCCTCTTTCTGGGTTTGCTTTTACATCTCAAAATGTCGCTTTAGTTTTGCTCAACTCCATCAATTATTCATGTTgtttgtgttttaatttttatgatttttttttctgcaaAAGATGGTTCCTCTTTCTGAGGTTATTAACCAACTGGGTTGGTGCAATTTGTTGTGATTTGGGCTTTATATTCCATATCCAATCATGATTGGGCCAATTTCTAGtagatttttttcatttgcatTGCAATTCTAGTTAGCAGATGAAAGGGAAACTATTATCTCATTCTTATTATGAAATATTGGATCTTATGGATCGAAGTCTAGGTGATTTGGTTCTTAATGTTTGACTCGTAGTTTCTGTAAAATGATAGCTGCAATTTGGAAAGTAAAATGGAAGGTTGGAAATAACAAACGTGtataatttgaagaaaatacaTCCTTGTAAACTTCATAtgacaaaggaaaaaaggaaggtTGGTTGGGATGTTAAAACACTTGATAGTGGAAATTTAGTTGCTATTGCTTTGTCTTATAAAATCTATGGTGCAGGTGATAATGAAAAATGTATAACTTGAATTCTTAGGGTTTGGTAGAACTATAGTTTGGTTGTAAAAGCATATTTGAGAGtcttattattaattcataatCCTTAGATGATAGAATTGGAACTTGGAAACTTATTCTCGCTACATTTTTATGTAGACTTCACGATAATAAGTAAAAGACTAGATACCAGATCGTTAAGTGTGAAGCCTCACAAAATATCAACACagcatttttcttaacatttgaGCAAGTATGAGTCCATTAGTTACCACATCCATTATGTGTAGTGTCATTTCCTCTCTGTTGTCAGAGTTGTGTAGGATTGTAAGAGGGAATGAGGGTAGCATCCTAATAGGTGGAATTCCTACATCTGATTGAGATCTACTTGAACTTTAAAAGATTTACTGTATTCTAATACTTTTTGTCAATTTGGTGTAGACCTTTACTACGCAAGTGTACCATGTACCCTACACATTATGGTGCATGGCCATTTATTAGCTGTGACCTTGATATACAATCTTCCCAACATAGCTTCAGCCTAAATAGTTCTTAAACGTCTAAAATAACTTTCCAGGAATGAATCTATGAAGATTTTTCATGTTATAGAACATGAAACATTTTAGATTGGGCAATTCATACATTTTTTAATGCTTCCTTTCTTTTTGAGACAGTCTCCAACTATGTTGTTGAATCATTTTtagaatctattttttttttttgataggtaaataagataTTGTATTAGAAAAGCCTAGAAGAGGCGAAAAGAGTATACACGAAGTATACAAGCAACCCCCAAGAAGCTaggcaaaaagaaagagaatcatttttagaatctatctccatattttctttcatgtatcacctatcaaaaataaaaaataaaaaattctttcatgtattattttcatattgTCCTTCTCCCTTTAGGTTCCCTCCTATAGTTGCTTCTCAAATTGGTAACATAGGCTCATCTCTTAAATTATCCACTCATTGAAGTTACTGATTCATGCTTGTTCTGATCATGTAAAAGTGAAACCAAGAGGTCGATAATGCCACCTTGATTGTCACATAAACAGGACACCTAAATTGGGACATGCATTGGAAGACAGAGCCTATCAAGAAGTTAATAAAAAGAGaacataaaacaagaaaatttgtGCTGCATCTTGTCTTATTTATGCTATTATATTGAAGGTTTCCTGTCATGATCATTGTCAGAGTTTTAGAGACTCTCATGATCTTATCAAATATGTgctttttcaacaaaaatagtTATATATGTAAGTAAATAGAGAAATGCTTGAGGTTACTTACAAAACTATTTCATTGGCATTTTTGTTTCCTTCCGTCTCAACAGAAAATATAGAACATAAATTGAATGCACTTGGTTACATAATTTATTCCTTAAGATATGAATCTCtcttaagaaataataatttcaaacatGTAACGTGTTTCAAACCCTGTTAGTcttatggatgaaatgaaccAGTGGAATCTTTACCTTCTAACCTAGATGTAAGCTGAGATGGGAGTCCAGCAATATGTATTTAAGTTGGGAGCTGGTGTATGTGATGAGTACGACATTTTAATACAGTTCTTATGAATTTGTAATACACTTGAGCTTAATAATGAGGAGAGATGCATGCATATATCTTTATGTCATGTAAGGCTCGATATTGGTTACTGAGATAGCAAccttaaagaaaaatgaattttaaacaGGGTTATTGGTGCCTGGTAAGGTATTTGCAAAAAATAATGCTAAACTAAATGTTTGTTTGGATATACTTTCtgtcttttgtttttagaattggaAACTTATGTATAAAAGTAGAACATTTTGTACAAAAGAATATACATACaccttatgtttttaaaaatcacttttagaagttttaaaatttgaggtagtaaaaattttttataccttaatttcttttaaacagtttttaaaataattactttttcAATCTAAGTGTCTAAGAGTTCTTGTATCTTATGTAAGCAttactactatttttttattttaaaaacagaaaataagaaGTGGATCCAAAAGAAGGGTTCCATTTCTGATATCTGGTCATGTATGTGGCATAGCTAGATTGCAATCTATCCATTGCCCTTTCTTTCCgtattcatttattttccctttttttttgtatttaaaagaaCTTGATGTTAAATAATGATGCCTGTGTATTTTTCTCATGTATTATTATGTTTGATGTGACATTTATCAAGAGTTGCAAAATGAAAAGGCAGAAgacataaaattttatatatatatatatatatatatatatatatatttataaacaGTAAAAGATTGTAGTTATACTTGAACTAGTCTGGAGGAATATTATGATAAGCCGTGCCCTAGAAACTTCCTGTGTCCAAAATATTGGTAATCTTATATGAATTTTCTAATCTTGTGCCTGATGTTTTGGATTCCTCTACTTTATTTTGGTTATTTATATCCTTTCTGTATGTAAGACAGCCCACTAGCACTTGCTCAAGCTTATGAGACTCGAGATAAACTCATGGCAGCACATTCAGAGTTAGCTGAAGAAGGGGCCATTCAGATCGTAGTGATAAAAACAACGGGTGATAAAATACTAACTCAACCACTTGCAGACATAGGTGGGAAGGGCTTGTTTACCAAAGAAATAGACGAGGCACTTTTAAATGGTGATATTGACATTGCTGTCCACTCAATGAAAGATGTTCCTACCTATTTACCAGATAAGACAATTTTACCTTGCAATCTTCCCCGGGAGGATGTCAGAGATGCATTTATTTCCTTAACTGCAGCTTCTCTATCAGAGCTCCCAGCTGGAAGCATTGTTGGCACTGCTTCACTCAGGAGAAAGTCACAACTACTCCATAGATATAAATCACTCAATGTAAGTATTTTGTGTTACGCATTAGGATACATTTTATGGCAGGATTGTGATCAAAGAATTTCTGTAGATATCTTTATGCAGATGTTTAACTAGAGTATGCATAATAATTGAGTGCAggtttttttctatattttttcttgaattttttcttgtttgagAAGGATAGAATTATATACATGGTATCATCTTTGACACACCTTTCCTGTCCATGATTTAGATAGATCTTGTTCATTAGCATACTAACTCTTCTATGGTGGGTTGCTTAGAATGTATGTGTATTGGTTTATCCACTGCTGTAAACACCAGCCACCACTGCTGCTACCAATGAGCAAGATGCTGGTCTTCCACCAGCACCATCACCGTCATCCCTATTGTGTGTCTGCCACCTCTTCCAATAGCACCAGCAACACTGAATACGACTGCTTCCACCATCTATCACTGTCCCCTGTTACCACCAgagccaccaccaccaccattgTTGTACACCACTATTGTTACCGTCACCACTGTCATGCTGCCTTTCTCACTATCATTGTTGCAATTGCAGCCTCTACTGCAATTGCACCACCACCATTTCTGTTTTCATGCCAATGCTGCAACCACCACCACTTCCTATACTGTATCCATCACTATACCACTAATACCATCATCACCACTGTTGCAGTGTTGCCACTATCACGACTATCAGGACTCCTATTCTCAGTTCTGTCACCACCATTTCTTTAGATACTTGTCAAAGCCATAGGTAGAGAGTGGATCAACTCTCGTGCTAGAACTCCCTTTTCCATAGGTAATGTTTTGTGGCCAAGATTTTGGACTGATGGATGGTGTGGAGTGAGTCATTTAAAGGATTTTCTACTCTCATTTAATCTAGAGGTACAAAAAGATGCTATGGTGAGGGACTAGTGGAAGGTAGAGACTAGGACGAATTCTTGGAACCTTGGCTTTAGGTGGAAGCCTTTTGATTGGGAGTTGAAGGGAGTGGAGTTTTTGCTGCTTCTGTTAGCTGTTCCAATGTGTTAATTTTGGAGATTAGCTGGCGTAGAAGGCATCCAAAAAGGGCATCTTAACCCTACTGTAAGTCTTTGTGTCCAAGCAGTGCCTTGTTCTTTTTCCAGCCAGAGAGATTTGGACCTCTAGGGTACCATCTAAGTTTTAGCTTCTTCGCTTGGGAGGCTGTTTGAAGGAAAATTTGCATGATTGATTAGCTAATGAGAAGAGTTTGtagtaaataaatattgtctttgCAAACAATAGATAGAACTGGTTgaccatatttttcttaattgtaAATGGTTATCCGATTTATGGTCTCTGGTGTTTTCCTTGTTTGGATTGACTGGGGTTCTTCCTTGGATGGgctaattgagtggcatgataGTTTTGTGGGTCAAATTAGAAAGGCAGTTGGAAAATGACCCTCTCTATTTATTCTGGACCATTTGGacagagaagaaaagaagaatttttGTGACAGAAATGATCGGACTTTGTCAGCCGTGAATGATCTTTTCTTAAAGTTATTTCTCTTTTGGATTTTAATTGTTATGTCTTGTTGATAATTTAAGCATCGGTTAGTCTATGGTAAATTAGTGGCAGTTTCCTCGTTCTTCTTTGAGCTAGATATgccttgtatacttcctgtgcCTGTGCCTTATTAGGAGCctttttaataagtttattttttattgcccATAAACCAAGGTCTTTAATCtgataaataaaatctaattttactTACCAAGCATCGTTTTTGCAACTTGATTCATTGGATAGTGAGAGAGAAATTATCATATGTTTTCCCAATGCCCAATAAAGTCCTTATTACTCATTTCGCGACAAGATAGTTCATTTTaagttacatatatatatatcaaacacTAACTTAGCTTTTTTCCTTGAATCTAACCTCTATACTTCGGCTAAGGGCTTGTCTGGCAgtatttctgttttttttttgttttttttatttatttttatttatttatctcctGTTTGGGGCTTGcttttttggttattaattatGTGATTTTAAAACAGGAAGCTGATCTGGAGTTTTCTGGAAACAGTAAAATGTTTGATAAATAACATTCAACCTATTTTTgtaaggccaaaaaaaaaaaataaccaaagCAGATCCTATGATGGTAAGACAAAATcaagaatttttcttttctgtttttccTATTCATCAAattgcaataatttttttttgttttaattaattcaagACTAAATCTATGTTTGCTTTAAAGGCCCATCCATTTATCTGATGTTTTTTGTTGCTTTTCTTGCTTCTCCTAATGtaatttagttttttgtttgcatgtttttatttatttatttatttattattattatttttattggccttgttttcatttgttttgtgTAACATTGAGCATAAAAAACTTGTTTCATCAATATTTATGTTTCTTtactcaaaaaagaaaatacaagaaaagaTGTGCCTTTAATAATTACTGTTTGTTTAGTTTATCTGGCACTCAGTGGTTTCTGCAAGTAATGCTATAGCCTGTAAAAATATGTGGCTAATCATGATCTTGGGAGGCTTTAACTGGTAATCAATAAAGGAAAcatttaagagaaaatatttgattcttttattttatgcatgGGTAACCCATGGAGTGGGTTCCTTGCCAGGCTGAACCTTTGCCATATGGTATTTCTTCTGGATGAAGAAGAATATGAAGTTGCACAATGCCTGTGTTAGTTCCACTGAGTCTGGTATTGTCTCTATTATTCATCCCAATTGACTTAGCTAAGAggaagtttttcttttttgtttaataGAGGCATCATGTGTAATGAGATTATTTCATTTCCTTCTGTATCAGAGAGGGGCCCCTTAGGGAGTGGGGCTTAATGAAAAAGGCTGAGAGCAGTGAAGAAAGCCTCAGGTTTAGGGCTTCAGCAAAGCATATGGAGACAGCATAGACATGCATGCTTGCATTTAAAATCATCATTCTAAGAACTGTTACTGGAGATACTACCTCAAACACTCGGTTTCTGTTTTCTGCTCTGCTGTTGCTGCCATGCTTAATTGCATTTTCAGCTATATATCTCCTTAATTGACAATTTATACTGAAGCTATACATTATGGATATTAGTATAGATTTTGATCAATACTTGGTCAACAGAGTCAAACTGAGTGGGTGTCAATGGATCTTTTAGGTATGTTATTCCCATTGGATGGAGTAAAAGTTGATGAACTACAAACTACTAGGAGTTTTCATGCAAGTGTCTGGGAAGTTAAATATTGATCTGACCAGTTTGAGCTTAATGGTTCATAAAAATGATGTTTAACCATCTTTAAGTCATGGTGGAATTGAGGAATTTTCTGTGTATGTACACATCTACGAACGGAGCATTGTATTTGGGGATGTTTATtcacagaagaaaaaaaaatatcctctaaatataaaattgtaCAACACCAAGACTATGATGTATTTCTAATCTGCGTAACTGATGCATTAGTAATTCAGCAAGTCTGCAATCAATGTACTATGTACACCTTCTACTTGTTCGgatattgttgttttttgaaGCCTTAGTGATGGCAGCTTCAAGATGCAAAGAATCCGCTTTGTTTAGATTTCTGATAGAGGAATAGCAGgcttaaaacaattttccagTACTTCTATATCTAGATTTTTGTTTGCAGGCAGTTA contains:
- the LOC100852483 gene encoding porphobilinogen deaminase, chloroplastic; this translates as MEALPLSRCPSSSTLNFCSGSVSALGFSVPAFRTTHLTRKKMVIRASIAVEQETHKTKVALVRIGTRGSPLALAQAYETRDKLMAAHSELAEEGAIQIVVIKTTGDKILTQPLADIGGKGLFTKEIDEALLNGDIDIAVHSMKDVPTYLPDKTILPCNLPREDVRDAFISLTAASLSELPAGSIVGTASLRRKSQLLHRYKSLNVLENFRGNVQTRLRKLNEGVVQATLLALAGLKRLNMTENVTSILSIDEMLPAVAQGAIGIACRSNDDKMANYLASLNHEVTRLAVACERAFLETLDGSCRTPIAGYASHDEDGNCIFKGLVASPDGTKVLETSRKGPYALEDMIKMGKDAGEELLSRAGPGFFDC